A single window of Brachyhypopomus gauderio isolate BG-103 chromosome 21, BGAUD_0.2, whole genome shotgun sequence DNA harbors:
- the adnpb gene encoding activity-dependent neuroprotector homeobox b, with amino-acid sequence MFQLPINNLGSLRKARKNVKKVLGDIGLEFCKEHIDDYKDFVPNEFYIKNTTWDDVCMWDPSLTKTQDYRSKPFCCSDCPFSSKFFSAYKSHFRNVHSEDFENRILLNCPYCTYNGNKKTLETHIRLFHMPNNVVRQGTGGPQGTVAGLKDGVRLDKVRDSVEQAVYYCKKCTYRDPLYNVVRKHIYREHFQHVAAPYMVKPGEKTSTPNGSAADTGTGNTTDSSSTAGSSNSNSTAIHCKRCLFVPRTYEALVQHVIEDHERIGYQVTAMIGHTNVVVPRAKPVVMVSPKAQGEKSVIGVTPKGTLVTAGVRPLSAQQLSRIVIPKGSLNSTGLLSGVQLKPGTFGLKPGTTQALSIGGQQVRITLPGNAQLSVSQQSHTAKPQLSASALRSSVSASTSTSVLKIPPLTSRIQAAAANVTSAAPKKGASVLGTSYTQKWKICTICNELFPENVYSSHFEKEHKAEKVPAVANYIMKIHNFTSKCLYCNRYLPSDTLLNHMLIHGLSCPHCRATFNDVEKMVAHMRGSHPNESVGVRTDSPLTFDLTLQQGNPKNVQLIVTTYNMRDAPEESVAFHAQNNASPTAQGNKPATPHFPKIPTEAPDATPAKSAPQAAVPYKRDVGKTLCPLCFSILKGPISDALAHHLRERHQVIQTVHPVEKKLTYKCIHCLGVYTSNMTASTITLHLVHCRGVGKTQNGQDSRPAPTSRVVKAQGASLKRAGFQNDDEADPKKRKVGPGDQAQPSPPADLKEDPVVLALDPKGHEDETYEARKGFLTQYFNRQPYPTRREVERLASSLWLWKSDISSHFTNRRRKCVRDCETQKVNVLLGFDMHHVTQLRHSMDFNSEWYFEAPEQVQKSRTSVGFIGRSTSAKIRWQQRASANGDVQLQGVPGRSSAKASPHSNGQKANAGSNCNESAKMTVTSGGLLNSEPISVDSDSEDEKNVEASPQNKDSEVNSQLACGAIIGTESEEGASDYDPEDSLNGENGYGSEDNLQKRGSPKEEGQSSIMTKLGQSGSGTCLGKQQV; translated from the exons ATGTTTCAGCTCCCAATCAACAACCTTGGCAGTTTAAGAAAAGCCAGGAAAAATGTAAAGAAAGTACTTGGGGATATTGGCTTGGAGTTTTGCAAGGAACACATTGAT GACTATAAAGACTTTGTACCCAATGAGTTCTATATCAAGAATACAACATGGGATGATGTGTGCATGTGGGATCCTTCccttacaaaaacacaa GACTACCGGTCGAAGCCATTCTGTTGTTCAGACTGCCCTTTttcttcaaagttcttttctGCTTACAAGAGCCACTTTCGTAATGTCCACAGCGAGGATTTTGAAAATCGTATCCTCCTTAACTGCCCGTATTGCACTTACAATGGGAACAAGAAGACCCTGGAGACACACATCAGACTGTTTCACATGCCTAACAATGTGGTACGCCAGGGCACTGGGGGTCCCCAGGGGACAGTAGCTGGCCTGAAGGATGGTGTTCGTCTGGACAAGGTTCGAGACAGTGTAGAACAGGCAGTGTACTACTGTAAGAAAtgcacttatagggacccactcTACAATGTGGTGCGCAAGCACATCTACCGGGAACATTTTCAGCACGTTGCTGCTCCGTATATGGTCAAGCCTGGTGAGAAGACATCAACGCCTAATGGATCAGCAGctgacacaggcacagggaacACTACAGATTCCAGTAGCACTGCAGGTAGTAGCAATAGTAATAGCACTGCCATCCACTGTAAGCGTTGCCTCTTTGTGCCACGTACTTATGAGGCTCTGGTGCAGCATGTCATTGAGGACCATGAACGCATTGGGTACCAAGTCACTGCCATGATTGGACATACCAATGTGGTGGTACCTCGTGCCAAGCCTGTTGTTATGGTGTCCCCCAAAGCCCAGGGAGAGAAGAGTGTTATTGGTGTCACACCAAAGGGCACCCTGGTGACTGCTGGGGTGCGGCCGTTATCTGCACAGCAGCTGAGTCGCATCGTCATTCCCAAGGGGAGTTTGAACTCAACTGGGCTCCTATCAGGTGTTCAACTGAAACCAGGCACATTTGGCTTGAAGCCTGGCACCACTCAGGCGTTGTCCATTGGAGGACAACAAGTGCGTATTACCTTGCCGGGCAATGCACAGCTTTCAGTGTCCCAGCAATCTCACACAGCCAAGCCTCAGCTTTCTGCTAGTGCTCTACGCAGCTCAGTTTCCGCATCAACATCgacttctgttctgaagattCCACCACTGACCTCGCGAATCCAGGCAGCTGCTGCTAACGTAACATCTGCCGCTCCTAAAAAAGGCGCCTCCGTCCTGGGCACGTCTTACACTCAGAAATGGAAGATCTGCACGATCTGCAATGAGCTGTTTCCTGAAAATGTCTACAGTTCACATTTTGAGAAAGAACACAAAGCAGAAAAGGTGCCCGCGGTGGCGAACTACATAATGAAGATCCACAACTTCACCAGTAAATGCTTATACTGCAACCGCTATCTGCCCAGCGACACATTGCTCAACCACATGCTAATCCATGGCCTTTCATGCCCACACTGCAGAGCCACTTTTAACGATGTTGAGAAGATGGTGGCACACATGCGAGGGTCACATCCTAATGAATCTGTTGGGGTACGCACTGATTCCCCACTCACTTTTGATCTCACCCTTCAGCAGGGCAACCCAAAGAATGTCCAGCTGATCGTCACCACTTACAATATGCGGGACGCGCCCGAAGAGTCTGTGGCGTTCCATGCCCAAAACAATGCCTCACCTACAGCACAAGGAAATAAGCCTGCAACTCCACACTTCCCAAAGATACCCACAGAGGCCCCAGACGCAACTCCGGCTAAGAGTGCCCCACAGGCGGCTGTCCCCTACAAGAGAGATGTGGGCAAGACCCTTTGCCCTCTCTGCTTCTCCATTTTGAAGGGCCCCATTTCTGATGCCCTTGCACACCACCTGAGAGAAAGACATCAGGTGATTCAAACAGTGCATCCAGTGGAGAAAAAGTTAACCTACAAATGTATCCACTGCCTCGGTGTGTACACCAGCAACATGACTGCCTCCACTATCACGTTGCACCTGGTGCACTGTCGTGGTGTGGGCAAGACTCAAAACGGCCAGGACAGCAGGCCTGCTCCGACTTCTAGAGTAGTCAAGGCTCAGGGAGCTTCTTTGAAAAGGGCCGGGTTTCAAAATGATGATGAAGCTGACCCAAAGAAACGGAAAGTAGGGCCAGGGGACCAGGCTCAACCAAGCCCACCTGCTGATCTAAAGGAAGATCCTGTCGTATTAGCTTTGGATCCAAAAGGCCATGAGGATGAGACATATGAGGCTCGCAAGGGCTTCCTCACCCAGTATTTCAACAGGCAGCCCTACCCCACCCGCAGAGAAGTAGAGAGGCTGGCTTCTAGTCTCTGGCTGTGGAAATCTGACATTTCAAGCCATTTTACAAACCGAAGAAGGAAATGCGTTCGTGACTGTGAAACACAAAAAGTTAATGTTCTGCTTGGATTCGACATGCACCACGTTACACAGTTGCGGCATTCAATGGATTTCAACTCTGAGTGGTATTTTGAAGCCCCTGAGCAGGTACAGAAAAGTCGGACATCTGTGGGTTTCATAGGTAGATCTACCAGTGCTAAAATACGATGGCAGCAAAGAGCTTCTGCTAATGGTGATGTGCAACTGCAAGGGGTGCCAGGTAGGTCTTCTGCCAAAGCTTCACCTCACTCGAATGGCCAGAAGGCCAATGCAGGGAGCAACTGTAATGAGTCCGCCAAGATGACTGTAACATCTGGGGGACTTCTAAACTCTGAGCCCATTTCTGTTGACTCTGATAGTGAGGATGAGAAAAATGTTGAGGCTTCACCGCAAAACAAGGACTCTGAAGTCAACAGCCAGCTAGCTTGTGGAGCAATAATAGGGACAGAAAGTGAAGAGGGTGCAAGTGACTATGATCCAGAGGACTCCCTCAATGGTGAAAACGGTTACGGGTCAGAGGACAACCTGCAAAAAAGAGGGAGCCCCAAAGAAGAGGGCCAATCAAGCATCATGACCAAGCTTGGACAATCAGGATCAGGAACCT
- the dpm1 gene encoding dolichol-phosphate mannosyltransferase subunit 1, producing MASGKINKKKQQESDKYSVLLPTYNERENLPLIVWLLVKYFGKSGHNYEIIVIDDGSPDGTMQIAEQLQKIYGDDKIVLRPRPKKLGLGTAYVHGIKHATGNFIIIMDADLSHHPKFIPQFIEKQKEGAYDVVSGTRYRGDGGVYGWDLRRKLISRGANFITQVLLRPGASDLTGSFRLYKKDVLESLVEHCVSKGYVFQMEMIVRARQLGYTIGEVPISFVDRVYGESKLGGNEIVSFLKGLLTLFATT from the exons ATGGCAAGTGGTAAGATTAACAAGAAAAAGCAGCAAGAGTCTGATAAATATTCTGTGTTGTTACCGACGTATAACGAACGGGAAAATTTACCCTTAATTGTGTGGTTGCTGGTCAAGTATTTTGGCAAAAG TGGGCATAACTACGAGATTATTGTCATTGACGATGGAAGTCCAGATGGTACGATGCAGATCGCGGAGCAGTTACAGAAAATTTACGGAGATGATAAGATT GTCCTGAGACCCAGACCAAAGAAGTTAGGATTAG GTACGGCTTACGTTCATGGCATTAAACATGCTACTGGGAACTTCATTATCATTATGGATGCTGATCTTTCTCATCAT CCAAAGTTTATTCCCCAATTTATTGA GAAACAGAAAGAAGGTGCATATGACGTGGTGTCTGGAACGCGAtacagaggagatggaggtgtgtatGGATGGGACCTGCGCCGAAAACTCATTAG CCGAGGGGCCAATTTCATCACGCAGGTGCTGTTGAGGCCAGGTGCATCAGATCTCACTGGGAGCTTTAG GCTCTATAAAAAGGATGTGCTGGAGTCCCTGGTGGAGCATTGTGTGTCTAAAGGCTATGTTTTCCAGATGGAGATGATTGTCCGTGCTAGACAATTGGGCTACACTATTGGAGAG GTTCCAATCTCCTTTGTGGACCGTGTTTATGGGGAGTCCAAACTGGGAGGAAATGAAATAGTCTCCTTCCTTAAAGGGCTACTCACTCTTTTTGCCACAACATGA